The proteins below come from a single Eucalyptus grandis isolate ANBG69807.140 chromosome 3, ASM1654582v1, whole genome shotgun sequence genomic window:
- the LOC104454708 gene encoding LOW QUALITY PROTEIN: G-type lectin S-receptor-like serine/threonine-protein kinase At4g27290 (The sequence of the model RefSeq protein was modified relative to this genomic sequence to represent the inferred CDS: inserted 1 base in 1 codon): MESRFPILLRSLCFMSLVLQLSYALDSISAGQNITDGQTIVSAGGNFELGFFSPSNSKNRYVGISYKKLSPGMVVWVANRENPLKDSSGVLKLTPQGVLTLLNHTDGVVWSSNVLRSAQNPIAQLLDSANFVIKEGNDNDLADAIWQSFDHPCNSFLAGMKLGIDRAKGLDRYLTSWKSTDDPSPGDFTFRLDSSGYPQLIMRNGSVVQSRSGPWNGIRFSGYPQLRPNPVYSFGFVFNQNEIYYYFSLLNSSIPSMLVLNENGMAQRFTWVDRTHGWIMYSSAKTDDCDTYALCGRNGNCDIASSPKCMCLTGFVPKYPSEWEFGDWSNGCVRRTELNCPGGDKFLKYTQVKLPDTRQSWFNKSMNLQECEQTCLRNCSCTAYSNLDIRGQGSGCLLWFGDLMDIRQVNENIQGIYLRMAASEVGGSFSRNPGTKKSTGIIVSTVLSAVFLLGITVFYIKYRRDGQIFGFSHQSRGEDLDLPLFDLTTLVNATSNFSEDSKLGEGGFGAVYKGVLKNGQEIAVKRLSENSRQGQVEFKNEIXYIAKLQHRNLIKILGCCIQADEMMLIYEFLPNRSLDCFIFDQEKGVSLDWPRRFTIINGVALGLLYLHRDSRLRIIHRDLKAENILLDNEMNPKISDFGLARSFGGNESEANTKRVVGTFGYMCPEYAINGFYSVKSDVFSFGVLVLEIVSGKRNRGFNHRDKRLSLLGYAWTLSRDQKFMELVDPLIASTFNPVEVLRSIHVALLCVQNNPHDRPEMSSVVMMLNSESTLPQPKQPGFFEETSASEASSSSDSRHKKYSANEITISHLLPR; this comes from the exons ATGGAGTCACGCTTTCCAATTCTTCTACGCAGCTTGTGCTTCATGTCCCTCGTGTTGCAGCTAAGCTATGCATTGGACTCCATATCAGCTGGCCAGAACATCACAGATGGCCAAACGATAGTCTCTGCTGGCGGGAACTTTGAGCTAGGATTCTTCAGCCCCAGCAACTCCAAGAATCGGTATGTGGGCATATCATACAAGAAGCTATCACCCGGGATGGTGGTTTGGGTCGCAAACCGTGAAAATCCCCTGAAAGACTCTTCAGGAGTCCTAAAGCTCACTCCTCAGGGTGTACTGACTCTCCTGAACCATACCGATGGGGTCGTCTGGTCCTCCAATGTGTTGAGATCGGCCCAGAATCCAATTGCACAGCTTTTGGATTCTGCcaattttgtcataaaagaaggaaatgacAATGACTTGGCTGATGCAATCTGGCAGAGTTTTGATCACCCTTGTAATTCGTTTTTGGCTGGCATGAAGCTTGGTATAGACCGAGCGAAAGGCCTGGATCGGTACTTGACCTCATGGAAAAGCACAGATGACCCTTCCCCGGGTGATTTCACATTTAGGCTTGATTCTTCAGGATATCCGCAGCTGATCATGAGGAACGGATCAGTAGTGCAGTCAAGGTCAGGACCTTGGAACGGCATTCGGTTTAGTGGGTACCCTCAGTTGAGGCCGAATCCAGTTTATAGCTTTGGCTTCGTCTTCAACCAAAACGAAATTTACTATTACTTCAGTCTTTTGAACAGTTCCATCCCATCGATGCTGGTTTTAAATGAGAATGGGATGGCTCAGCGCTTCACTTGGGTAGACCGGACACATGGTTGGATAATGTATTCGTCTGCTAAAACAGATGACTGTGACACTTATGCTTTATGTGGAAGGAATGGGAATTGCGACATTGCTAGCTCTCCAAAGTGCATGTGCTTGACAGGGTTTGTGCCCAAATACCCGAGTGAATGGGAATTTGGGGATTGGTCAAACGGGTGTGTCCGGAGGACTGAACTGAATTGCCCGGGAGGAGATAAATTTCTGAAGTACACCCAAGTGAAGTTGCCTGACACGAGGCAATCGTGGTTCAACAAGAGCATGAACCTTCAAGAATGTGAGCAGACATGCTTGAGGAACTGCTCATGCACGGCTTATTCAAACTTGGATATTAGAGGGCAAGGAAGTGGATGCTTACTTTGGTTCGGTGACCTGATGGATATCAGACAGGTCAACGAGAACATCCAGGGTATTTACTTAAGGATGGCTGCATCAGAAGTCG GCGGCAGTTTCAGCAGAAATCCTGGCACAAAGAAAAGCACGGGCATCATTGTCAGCACCGTGCTGTCTGCAGTGTTTCTTCTCGGCATCACGGTTTTTTACATAAAGTATAGGAGAGATG GACAAATCTTTGGATTCTCCCATCAAAGCCGTGGTGAAGATCTAGACTTACCTTTGTTCGACCTCACAACCCTAGTGAACGCGACGAGTAACTTCTCTGAAGACAGCAAACTCGGAGAGGGAGGCTTTGGAGCTGTCTATAAG GGTGTTCTGAAGAATGGCCAAGAAATTGCTGTGAAGAGGCTTTCGGAAAACTCTAGGCAGGGACAGGTTGAGTTCAAGAACGAAA GCTACATCGCCAAACTTCAACACCGAAACCTCATCAAGATTCTGGGATGCTGCATTCAAGCAGATGAAATGATGTTGATCTATGAGTTCTTGCCCAACCGAAGCTTGGATTGTTTCATTTTCG ACCAAGAGAAGGGTGTTTCCCTGGATTGGCCTAGGCGCTTCACTATCATCAACGGCGTAGCTTTGGGGCTTCTATACCTTCACCGAGACTCAAGATTAAGAATTATTCATAGAGATCTGAAAGCTGAAAACATCCTGCTCGACAACGAAATGAATCCAAAGATATCAGACTTTGGTTTGGCGAGGAGTTTCGGAGGTAACGAGAGCGAAGCAAATACAAAGAGAGTGGTGGGAACATT TGGTTACATGTGCCCAGAGTATGCCATCAACGGTTTTTATTCCGTAAAATCAGATGTCTTCAGTTTTGGTGTTTTAGTACTGGAAATCGTGAGCGGGAAAAGAAACCGAGGTTTCAATCATCGTGACAAGCGTTTAAGCCTTCTTGGATAT GCCTGGACACTGTCAAGAGATCAAAAGTTTATGGAGCTCGTCGATCCGTTGATTGCATCCACATTTAACCCCGTGGAAGTTTTACGATCCATCCATGTGGCTTTGTTGTGTGTTCAAAATAATCCGCACGATAGACCAGAGATGTCATCTGTGGTTATGATGTTGAACAGTGAGAGCACATTGCCTCAGCCTAAACAGCCTGGTTTTTTTGAGGAGACATCTGCATCCGAAGCAAGTTCTTCAAGCGACAGCAGGCATAAGAAATATTCAGCCAACGAAATAACTATTTCACATTTACTGCCTCGATGA